A stretch of Myxococcus hansupus DNA encodes these proteins:
- a CDS encoding Rieske 2Fe-2S domain-containing protein, giving the protein MLITFLGHAGFIVETAGALVVMDPWLSSRGAFDSAWMQLPCNHHLAPLVREKLETPGKERFLYVSHEHKDHFDPEFLATVRQRDFTVLVPRFHRSELQDVFARYGCKRVIACEDGHEVPIKDGYIKLFVSEQGTNRDSAVMVRGDGQCFLNINDCKLHDRMARIVAEEGPIDVFSAQFSGAIWHPTCYEYAPDTYASISLKKRESKFEAVARTLEVIQPRAYIAAAGPAAFLDPAQFHLNFEKVNIFPNATQLFAFLQQRLPLGTTRYLEPMPGDVLDAKSLEFTSTSPERVTPENFKAYLQDYAKRQESVFRERRRNLLVAEVAEIHDRLRTELQRKLDLLDLHERVGMPLYVELTEAPGQLLRVDFKARRVHVVAEIQEEVRYTLKTSAADVGRVLDRKLTWEDFLLSFRLRLSRNPDVYEPVLHGFLGVEIEDMREFCEGIRSTESQRERTVVEAGGKRYSIQRFCPHQGADLSEGWVEEGRFLVCPRHRWQFDLEAGGVCAQNGSSLCAEVLPEREEKPQAPAVDPQPQV; this is encoded by the coding sequence ATGCTGATTACGTTTCTGGGCCACGCCGGGTTCATCGTCGAAACGGCGGGGGCGCTCGTCGTCATGGACCCATGGCTGTCGTCCCGAGGGGCCTTCGACTCGGCCTGGATGCAGTTGCCGTGCAACCACCACCTGGCACCGCTCGTCCGGGAGAAGCTGGAGACGCCGGGCAAGGAGCGCTTCCTCTACGTCAGCCACGAGCACAAGGACCACTTCGACCCGGAGTTCCTGGCCACGGTGCGGCAGCGCGACTTCACGGTGCTGGTGCCTCGCTTCCACCGCTCCGAGCTGCAGGACGTGTTCGCCAGGTATGGCTGCAAGCGGGTCATCGCTTGCGAGGATGGCCACGAGGTGCCCATCAAGGACGGCTACATCAAGCTGTTCGTGTCCGAGCAGGGGACCAACCGCGACTCGGCGGTGATGGTGCGCGGGGATGGCCAGTGCTTCCTCAACATCAACGACTGCAAGCTGCACGACCGGATGGCGCGCATCGTCGCGGAGGAGGGGCCCATCGACGTGTTCTCGGCGCAGTTCTCCGGGGCCATCTGGCACCCCACCTGCTACGAGTACGCGCCGGACACGTATGCCTCCATCTCGCTGAAGAAGCGGGAGAGCAAGTTCGAGGCGGTGGCGCGCACGCTCGAGGTCATCCAGCCCCGGGCCTACATCGCCGCGGCCGGCCCGGCGGCGTTCCTGGACCCGGCGCAGTTCCACCTCAACTTCGAGAAGGTGAACATCTTCCCGAACGCGACGCAGCTCTTCGCGTTCCTCCAGCAGCGGTTGCCGTTGGGGACCACGCGTTACCTGGAGCCCATGCCGGGAGACGTGCTGGACGCGAAGTCGCTGGAGTTCACGTCCACGTCGCCCGAGCGGGTGACGCCGGAGAACTTCAAGGCGTACCTGCAGGACTACGCGAAGCGGCAGGAGTCGGTGTTCCGCGAGCGGCGCCGCAACCTGCTCGTCGCGGAGGTGGCGGAGATTCACGACCGGCTGCGCACGGAGCTTCAGCGCAAGCTGGACCTGTTGGACCTGCACGAGCGTGTGGGGATGCCGCTGTACGTCGAGCTGACCGAGGCGCCGGGACAGTTGCTGCGCGTGGACTTCAAGGCGCGGCGTGTGCACGTGGTGGCGGAGATTCAGGAAGAGGTCCGCTACACGTTGAAGACGAGCGCCGCCGACGTGGGCCGCGTGTTGGACCGGAAGCTCACGTGGGAGGACTTCCTGCTGTCCTTCCGCCTGAGGCTGAGCCGCAACCCGGACGTGTATGAGCCGGTGCTGCACGGCTTCCTGGGTGTGGAGATCGAGGACATGCGCGAGTTCTGCGAGGGCATCCGCTCCACGGAGTCCCAGCGCGAGCGCACGGTGGTGGAGGCGGGCGGCAAGCGGTACTCCATCCAGCGCTTCTGCCCGCACCAGGGCGCCGACCTGTCCGAAGGGTGGGTGGAGGAGGGCCGCTTCCTGGTGTGCCCGCGCCACCGTTGGCAGTTCGACCTGGAGGCGGGCGGCGTCTGCGCGCAGAACGGGTCCTCGCTGTGCGCGGAGGTGCTCCCCGAGCGCGAGGAGAAGCCCCAGGCGCCCGCGGTGGATCCTCAGCCGCAGGTGTGA
- a CDS encoding ComEA family DNA-binding protein has translation MASRTAALAAVALGVLGVGVVARLRWPDAAPALECAPESVRIRPDGVATCGDGAVPTGAQALALGLRLDLNSATEEELALIPGVGRSLARSLVDAREAQGGFKRWEDVDAVRGVGAAKLQTLQAATALGGPPDAGPVW, from the coding sequence ATGGCGAGCCGGACCGCCGCGCTCGCCGCCGTCGCGCTGGGTGTATTGGGCGTGGGCGTCGTCGCACGCCTGCGCTGGCCGGATGCCGCGCCCGCGCTGGAGTGTGCCCCGGAGTCTGTGCGGATTCGCCCGGATGGTGTGGCCACCTGTGGGGACGGCGCCGTGCCCACGGGAGCGCAGGCGCTGGCCCTGGGGCTCCGGTTGGATTTGAACTCCGCGACGGAGGAGGAGCTTGCCCTGATTCCCGGGGTGGGGCGCTCGCTGGCGCGGAGCCTCGTTGACGCTCGGGAGGCGCAGGGCGGCTTCAAGCGCTGGGAGGATGTGGACGCCGTGCGCGGGGTGGGTGCTGCCAAGTTGCAGACCCTCCAGGCGGCCACGGCACTTGGAGGTCCTCCGGACGCCGGGCCCGTGTGGTAA
- a CDS encoding TerC family protein produces METFPSVGSPGLWAGFVAFVVAMLALDLGVFHRKAHVVKFKEALGWSAIWVSLALVFGVGVWWKFGPEPGLQFITGYLIEKSLSVDNIFVFVVIFSALRIPSLYQHRVLFWGILSALVLRAIMIFAGVAMLARFHWLIYVFGGFLILTGVKLFLQRNKEDNPEDGALMRLARRTIPSTPNFDGHHFFTVENGRKLATPLLMALLLVEASDILFALDSIPAIFAVTTDPFIVFTSNIFAILGLRSMFFMLAGAVEKFSYLKVGLSAVLVFVGTKMAIIDFVKVPPAVSLGVIAGLLGASIVASLIKARQTPTVEVPKA; encoded by the coding sequence ATGGAAACCTTCCCAAGCGTCGGGAGCCCGGGCCTGTGGGCCGGCTTCGTCGCCTTCGTTGTCGCGATGCTGGCGCTCGACCTCGGCGTCTTTCACCGCAAGGCTCACGTGGTGAAGTTCAAGGAGGCGCTGGGCTGGAGCGCCATCTGGGTCAGCCTGGCGCTCGTCTTCGGCGTGGGTGTCTGGTGGAAGTTCGGGCCTGAGCCGGGCCTCCAGTTCATCACCGGCTACCTCATCGAGAAGTCGCTCTCCGTCGACAACATCTTCGTCTTCGTCGTCATCTTCTCGGCGCTGCGAATCCCGTCGCTGTACCAGCACCGGGTGCTCTTCTGGGGCATCCTCAGCGCGCTGGTGCTGCGAGCCATCATGATCTTCGCGGGCGTGGCGATGCTGGCCCGCTTCCACTGGCTCATCTACGTCTTCGGCGGCTTCCTCATCCTCACGGGCGTGAAGCTGTTCCTCCAGCGCAACAAGGAGGACAACCCGGAGGACGGCGCGCTGATGCGGCTGGCCCGGAGGACCATCCCCTCCACGCCCAACTTCGACGGGCACCACTTCTTCACCGTGGAGAACGGCCGCAAGCTGGCCACGCCGCTGCTGATGGCGCTGCTGCTGGTGGAGGCGTCGGACATCCTCTTCGCGCTCGACTCCATCCCCGCCATCTTCGCCGTGACGACGGACCCCTTCATCGTCTTCACGTCCAACATCTTCGCCATCCTCGGCCTGCGCTCCATGTTCTTCATGCTGGCCGGCGCGGTGGAGAAGTTCAGCTACCTGAAGGTCGGCCTCTCCGCGGTGCTCGTCTTCGTCGGCACCAAGATGGCGATCATCGACTTCGTGAAGGTGCCGCCCGCGGTGTCCCTGGGCGTCATCGCCGGCCTGCTGGGCGCGAGCATCGTCGCCTCGCTCATCAAGGCGCGGCAGACGCCCACCGTCGAAGTGCCCAAGGCCTGA
- a CDS encoding CHAP domain-containing protein, with protein sequence MRTFTLMGALAMLATGCATTGAPLEPWLDSYALRYRSASPPAFPREPLSKPVATASNDSQQAQGSTRPGKKVAGGKARASAARSKPAAVPANAREKVVTTARSLVGKTQVQLQGKKYPSDCTGLIEGVYAQAGVKFRGTVQPGDNGVTAMYRFTRAQGRVYSNGRPTPGDLVFFNETYDQNRDGRRNDGLTHVGIVESVSNSGTVTVIHRVRRGVVRYRMNLERPHLRRDPQTGEVLNDMLRHPGPNRDPVLTGQLFGGYGSVLPASPKATKPVPVASLR encoded by the coding sequence ATGAGGACATTCACGCTGATGGGAGCCCTCGCCATGCTGGCGACGGGATGTGCCACCACGGGAGCGCCGCTCGAACCGTGGCTGGATTCGTATGCCCTGCGCTACCGGTCCGCGTCACCGCCCGCCTTCCCCCGCGAGCCGCTGTCCAAGCCGGTGGCCACCGCGAGCAACGATTCGCAGCAGGCTCAGGGGAGCACCCGCCCGGGCAAGAAGGTCGCGGGGGGAAAGGCGCGCGCGTCGGCCGCCCGCTCGAAGCCCGCCGCCGTGCCGGCCAACGCGCGCGAGAAGGTGGTGACCACCGCCCGCTCGCTCGTGGGCAAGACGCAGGTGCAGCTCCAGGGAAAGAAGTACCCCTCCGACTGCACGGGCCTCATCGAGGGCGTCTACGCCCAGGCTGGCGTCAAGTTCCGTGGCACCGTCCAGCCGGGCGACAACGGCGTCACCGCCATGTACCGCTTCACCCGCGCCCAGGGCCGCGTGTACTCGAATGGCCGGCCGACTCCGGGAGACCTCGTCTTCTTCAACGAGACGTATGACCAGAACCGCGATGGCCGCCGCAACGACGGCCTCACGCACGTGGGCATCGTGGAGAGCGTGAGCAACTCCGGCACCGTCACCGTCATCCACCGCGTGCGCCGGGGCGTGGTGCGCTACCGCATGAACCTGGAGCGGCCCCACCTGCGGCGAGATCCGCAAACGGGCGAGGTCCTCAACGACATGCTCCGGCACCCGGGCCCCAACCGGGATCCCGTCCTCACCGGTCAGCTCTTCGGTGGCTACGGCAGCGTGCTGCCCGCCAGCCCCAAGGCGACCAAGCCCGTCCCGGTGGCCTCACTGCGGTAA
- a CDS encoding ATP-dependent helicase, protein MATRTDTLRADPARPSLRIDYAALLNEEQLRAVEAGEGPVLVIAGAGSGKTRTLTFRVARQLERGVPPEGILLLTFTNKAAREMTRRVEELAGASVDVRRMLGGTFHHAAHVLLRQYAAVLGFSTNFTVLDREDARDLMVTCIAERRLKSDKRFPRPDLVLDLVSLAANLQEPVSHVLMDRRPQLLPLAPEVLAAAARYQQRKAQMHLMDFDDLLVHLKRLLTHHPDVRQAITERFQCVLVDEYQDTNRLQGDLVDLLAGERKDLTVVGDDCQSIYSFRGADFSNIIGFPQRYPGCSVHSLTRNYRSTPEILRLANTSIALNTNQFPKVLTAARPAGVKPLLVPTLDAAGQATFVAERVLALREQGMSLEAMAVLYRAHSHSLELQLELTRRGIPFRVRSGVRFFEQSHIKDVLAHLRVVNNPGDELAFKRVIRRVPGVGPATAEHLWTALRALPEGTPLAEGLAHADVQAHLPRKSRKGFQAFADLMGRLTGPGASNAPERLIDGVLAGGYAEFLKAEFSEEEHREEDVRQLAEFARRFEDVARFLSEIALVAEFAAGEALGEEASGAVLTLSTVHQAKGLEWRAVFVLWLADGRFPLSLATRLPEEEEEERRLFYVALTRARDALALVYPLSVLPRDGERILLRPSRFLLELPGGEEAPFDRHAPSALEAEAGVVMGRDGPPPGGTDPAD, encoded by the coding sequence ATGGCCACGCGCACCGACACGCTCCGGGCGGATCCGGCGAGGCCCTCGCTGCGGATCGACTACGCCGCGCTGCTCAACGAGGAGCAGCTCCGCGCGGTGGAGGCCGGTGAGGGCCCCGTGCTGGTCATCGCCGGCGCGGGCTCCGGGAAGACGCGCACGTTGACCTTCCGGGTGGCGCGCCAGCTCGAGCGGGGCGTTCCTCCCGAGGGCATCCTCCTCCTCACGTTCACCAACAAGGCCGCGCGGGAGATGACGCGCCGGGTGGAGGAGCTGGCCGGCGCCTCGGTGGACGTGCGGCGCATGCTCGGCGGCACCTTCCACCACGCGGCGCACGTGCTGCTGCGCCAGTACGCGGCGGTGCTCGGCTTCTCCACGAACTTCACCGTGCTGGACCGCGAGGACGCCCGGGATTTGATGGTGACGTGCATCGCGGAGCGCCGGCTCAAGAGCGACAAGCGCTTCCCCCGGCCGGACCTGGTGCTGGACCTGGTGTCATTGGCGGCCAACCTCCAGGAGCCCGTGTCCCATGTGCTGATGGACCGCCGGCCCCAACTGCTCCCGCTGGCCCCCGAGGTGCTCGCCGCCGCCGCGCGCTATCAGCAGCGCAAGGCGCAGATGCACCTGATGGACTTCGACGACCTGTTGGTGCACCTCAAGCGGCTGCTGACGCACCACCCGGACGTGCGTCAGGCCATCACCGAGCGCTTCCAGTGCGTCCTGGTGGACGAGTACCAGGACACCAACCGGCTCCAGGGCGACCTCGTGGACCTGCTCGCGGGGGAGCGCAAGGACCTGACGGTGGTGGGGGATGACTGCCAATCCATCTACAGCTTCCGGGGCGCGGACTTCTCCAACATCATCGGCTTCCCACAGCGCTATCCGGGGTGCTCGGTCCACTCGCTGACGCGCAACTACCGCTCCACGCCGGAAATCCTGCGGCTGGCGAACACCTCCATCGCGCTCAACACGAACCAGTTCCCCAAGGTGCTGACGGCGGCGCGGCCCGCCGGGGTGAAGCCCCTCCTGGTGCCCACGCTGGACGCCGCGGGGCAGGCCACCTTCGTGGCCGAGCGTGTCCTGGCGCTGCGGGAGCAGGGCATGTCCCTGGAGGCCATGGCCGTGCTGTACCGCGCCCACAGCCACTCGCTGGAGCTCCAGCTCGAGTTGACCCGGCGCGGCATCCCCTTCCGGGTGCGCTCCGGGGTGCGCTTCTTCGAACAGTCCCACATCAAGGACGTGCTGGCCCACCTGCGGGTGGTGAACAACCCCGGGGACGAGCTGGCCTTCAAACGCGTCATCCGGCGCGTCCCAGGCGTGGGACCGGCGACGGCGGAGCACCTCTGGACGGCCCTGCGCGCGCTGCCCGAGGGCACGCCACTGGCGGAGGGGCTGGCCCATGCGGACGTCCAGGCGCACCTGCCGCGCAAATCCCGGAAGGGGTTCCAGGCCTTCGCCGACCTGATGGGGCGGCTGACGGGGCCCGGGGCGTCCAACGCGCCAGAGCGGCTGATCGACGGCGTGCTGGCGGGGGGCTACGCCGAGTTCCTGAAGGCGGAGTTCTCCGAGGAGGAGCACCGGGAGGAGGACGTCCGGCAGTTGGCGGAGTTCGCCCGCCGCTTCGAGGACGTGGCGCGGTTCCTGTCGGAGATCGCCCTGGTGGCGGAGTTCGCGGCGGGGGAGGCCCTGGGGGAGGAGGCGTCGGGGGCCGTCCTGACGCTCTCCACCGTCCACCAGGCCAAGGGGCTGGAGTGGCGGGCCGTCTTCGTCCTCTGGCTGGCGGATGGGCGGTTCCCCCTGTCGCTGGCCACACGCCTGCCCGAGGAGGAGGAAGAGGAGCGCCGGTTGTTCTACGTGGCCCTCACCCGAGCGCGCGACGCGTTGGCGCTGGTGTACCCCTTGAGCGTGTTGCCCCGGGACGGGGAGCGGATCCTCCTGCGGCCCTCCCGGTTCCTCCTGGAACTGCCCGGCGGGGAGGAGGCTCCGTTCGACCGGCACGCTCCGTCCGCCCTGGAGGCGGAGGCCGGGGTGGTCATGGGGCGGGATGGGCCCCCTCCGGGTGGAACGGACCCGGCGGACTGA
- a CDS encoding aspartate kinase: protein MALIVQKYGGTSVGDVARIKNVALRCLAAQEAGHDVVVVVSAMSGETNRLLKLVGQITDRPDEREQDVVVATGEQVTIGLLAMAIQAQQGRATSFLGHQVRIVTDSTFSKARIKSIDAQPIRAALARRHIVVVAGFQGVDESGSVTTLGRGGSDTTAVAVAAALNADACEIYTDVDGVYTTDPNMVPSARKLDRITYEEMLELASVGAKVLQIRSVEFAMKYKVPLWVKSSFTDDPGTLVCEEDSSMEDVLVRGVAYDRNETKITVCGVPDIAGAAAKIFGPLDEKHIVVDLIVQNPSRDGRTDVTFTVGKTDFQTAQDVVRKVAEEIGAAGIETDAEIAKVSIVGVGMRNHSGVAARMFQALSAEGINIQIISTSEIKVSCVVHAKYTELAVRALHSAFGLDQPMPPEGVSAVSETAALKGEKA from the coding sequence GTGGCACTCATCGTCCAGAAGTATGGCGGTACCTCCGTAGGTGACGTGGCCCGTATCAAGAACGTGGCCCTTCGCTGCCTGGCCGCCCAGGAGGCGGGTCACGATGTGGTGGTCGTCGTATCCGCCATGTCGGGCGAGACGAACCGGCTGCTGAAACTCGTGGGGCAGATCACCGACCGCCCGGATGAGCGCGAGCAGGACGTGGTCGTCGCCACCGGTGAGCAGGTCACCATCGGCCTGCTGGCCATGGCCATCCAGGCACAGCAGGGGCGGGCGACCAGCTTCCTCGGCCATCAGGTGCGCATCGTCACCGACAGCACCTTCTCCAAGGCGCGCATCAAGAGCATCGACGCGCAGCCCATCCGCGCCGCGCTGGCCCGCAGGCACATCGTCGTGGTGGCGGGATTCCAGGGCGTGGACGAGTCCGGCAGCGTGACGACGCTGGGCCGCGGCGGCTCCGACACCACCGCCGTGGCCGTGGCCGCCGCGCTGAACGCGGATGCCTGTGAAATCTATACGGACGTGGACGGGGTCTACACCACCGACCCGAACATGGTCCCCTCCGCGCGCAAGCTGGACCGCATCACCTACGAGGAGATGCTGGAGCTGGCCAGCGTGGGCGCCAAGGTGTTGCAGATCCGCTCGGTCGAATTCGCCATGAAGTACAAGGTGCCGCTGTGGGTGAAGTCGTCCTTCACGGATGACCCCGGCACCCTCGTGTGTGAGGAGGACAGTTCCATGGAGGATGTGCTGGTCCGCGGGGTCGCCTACGACCGGAACGAGACGAAGATCACGGTGTGCGGCGTGCCGGATATCGCGGGCGCGGCGGCGAAGATCTTCGGTCCGCTCGATGAGAAGCACATCGTGGTGGACCTCATCGTGCAGAACCCGTCCCGGGATGGCCGGACGGACGTCACCTTCACCGTGGGCAAGACGGACTTCCAGACCGCGCAGGACGTGGTGAGGAAGGTCGCGGAGGAGATTGGCGCCGCGGGCATCGAGACGGACGCGGAGATCGCGAAGGTGTCCATCGTCGGCGTGGGCATGCGCAACCACTCGGGCGTGGCGGCGCGGATGTTCCAGGCGCTGTCGGCCGAGGGCATCAACATCCAGATCATCTCCACGTCGGAGATCAAGGTGTCGTGCGTGGTCCACGCCAAGTACACCGAGCTGGCCGTGCGCGCGCTGCACTCCGCCTTCGGGTTGGATCAGCCGATGCCGCCCGAGGGCGTCAGCGCGGTCTCCGAGACGGCGGCCCTGAAGGGCGAGAAGGCCTGA
- a CDS encoding SCP2 sterol-binding domain-containing protein: MAKFPSKEWLDEAVRLTNEDPECAMAGKGWTGDFGAVVEAEPGKLAKTFVVHVVPGDCRIEKARVLADPDDLEEIEPVYLARAPYSVWKQLLKGTLDPVEAVLKRRISMKGDLQPLIERMKYKGIADRVFAQLQTQYIDEP, translated from the coding sequence ATGGCGAAGTTCCCGTCGAAGGAGTGGTTGGATGAGGCCGTGCGCCTCACCAATGAGGATCCCGAATGCGCCATGGCCGGCAAGGGCTGGACCGGCGACTTCGGGGCGGTGGTGGAGGCCGAGCCCGGCAAGCTGGCGAAGACCTTCGTCGTCCACGTCGTCCCCGGCGACTGCCGCATCGAGAAGGCGCGCGTGCTGGCGGATCCAGACGACCTGGAGGAAATCGAGCCGGTGTATCTGGCTCGGGCGCCCTACAGCGTCTGGAAGCAGCTCCTCAAGGGGACGCTGGATCCGGTGGAGGCGGTGCTCAAGCGCCGCATCTCCATGAAGGGTGATCTGCAGCCGCTCATCGAGCGCATGAAATACAAGGGCATCGCCGATCGCGTCTTCGCGCAGTTGCAGACGCAGTACATCGACGAGCCCTGA
- a CDS encoding Hsp70 family protein, whose translation MADRPRIIGIDLGTTNTLVASVRNRIPKIVPTDRGNLTLPSVVALSSRGDLLVGGVAKDQMVTNPKNTLWGTKRLIGRKYNSKSVDDLKGYFPYDIVEGANGDAAVMMGGKLYSLPQVSSFVLGQVKTIAEQFLGGPIEGAVISVPAYYNDNQRNAVKEAGRLAGFDVKRIVNEPTAAALAYGFNRGLDQKVLVYDLGGGTFDVSVLHLAGNVFEVLATGGDAFLGGADFDNRIMEYVLERFREETKVDLGTENPIALQRIKNAAEAAKIDLTLIPNVVIDLPFIDERKGKPLDLRIPLTREFLNSLTGDLVDRTFEICDRVLEEKGISRAEIDEIILVGGQSRMPLVQQKIQAHFGKAPRKGVHPDECVALGAALLGDSLGSIDAVTLLDALSMPIGYAMPNGRVKRIIEKNSLIPMVKSFRLPPPKEPGSPFIELDIYQGDSDLLVDNEYLGTVRVPSAAAGRKIDFRLTEECLLQVTVEEASGMRKVDLATRDTPEQLKRALQEVASRNTQQVPSSSSSGSDDRGLFSSIKSIFRRG comes from the coding sequence ATGGCGGACAGACCTCGCATCATCGGGATTGACCTGGGCACCACCAACACGCTGGTGGCGTCCGTCCGCAACCGCATCCCGAAGATCGTCCCCACGGATCGCGGCAACCTCACGTTGCCCTCCGTCGTCGCGCTGTCGTCGCGTGGTGATCTGCTGGTGGGCGGGGTGGCCAAGGATCAGATGGTCACCAACCCCAAGAACACGCTCTGGGGGACCAAGCGGCTCATCGGCCGGAAGTACAACTCCAAGTCGGTGGACGACCTGAAGGGGTACTTCCCGTACGACATCGTCGAGGGCGCCAACGGCGACGCGGCGGTGATGATGGGCGGCAAGCTGTACTCGCTGCCCCAGGTCTCCAGCTTCGTGCTCGGCCAGGTGAAGACCATCGCGGAGCAGTTCCTCGGAGGGCCCATCGAAGGGGCCGTCATCTCCGTCCCGGCCTACTACAACGACAATCAGCGCAACGCGGTGAAGGAGGCTGGCCGGCTGGCGGGCTTCGACGTGAAGCGCATCGTCAACGAGCCCACCGCCGCCGCGCTGGCCTACGGCTTCAACCGGGGCCTGGATCAGAAGGTCCTCGTCTACGACCTGGGCGGCGGCACCTTCGACGTGTCCGTGCTGCACCTGGCCGGCAACGTCTTCGAGGTCCTGGCCACGGGCGGCGACGCCTTCCTGGGCGGCGCGGACTTCGACAACCGCATCATGGAGTACGTGCTGGAGCGCTTCCGCGAGGAGACCAAGGTCGACCTCGGCACGGAGAACCCCATCGCGCTCCAGCGCATCAAGAACGCGGCCGAGGCGGCGAAGATCGACCTCACGCTGATCCCCAACGTCGTCATCGACCTGCCCTTCATCGACGAGCGCAAGGGCAAGCCGTTGGATCTGCGCATCCCGCTGACGCGCGAGTTCCTCAACAGCCTCACCGGCGACCTGGTGGACCGCACCTTCGAGATCTGCGACCGCGTCCTCGAGGAGAAGGGCATCTCCCGCGCGGAGATCGACGAAATCATCCTGGTGGGCGGTCAGAGCCGCATGCCGCTGGTGCAGCAGAAGATTCAGGCGCACTTCGGCAAGGCGCCGCGCAAGGGCGTCCACCCGGACGAGTGCGTGGCCCTGGGCGCGGCGCTGCTGGGCGACTCGCTGGGCAGCATCGACGCGGTGACGCTGCTGGACGCGCTGTCCATGCCCATTGGCTACGCGATGCCCAACGGCCGCGTGAAGCGCATCATCGAGAAGAACTCGCTGATCCCCATGGTGAAGAGCTTCCGCCTGCCGCCTCCGAAGGAGCCGGGCTCGCCCTTCATCGAGCTGGACATCTACCAGGGGGACAGCGACCTGCTGGTGGACAACGAGTATCTGGGCACCGTGCGCGTGCCCTCGGCCGCGGCGGGCCGGAAGATCGACTTTCGCCTCACCGAGGAGTGTCTGCTCCAGGTGACGGTGGAGGAAGCGAGCGGGATGCGCAAGGTGGACCTCGCCACCCGCGACACGCCGGAGCAGCTCAAGCGGGCGCTCCAGGAAGTCGCGTCGCGCAATACACAGCAGGTGCCCAGCTCCAGCAGCAGCGGGAGCGACGACCGGGGGCTCTTCTCCAGCATCAAGAGCATCTTCCGGAGGGGCTAG
- a CDS encoding glycosyltransferase family 2 protein, translating into MAEVFFWCAVLLLAHTYFLYPLSLFLLEGAAQVLKNARKVRQGGGDEQGVARQRPLPSVSLVVAAYNEASCIQQKLENSLALAYPAEKFEVLIGSDGSSDGTDDLVRGCTDARVRLSPAPRAGKTTVLNRCIPMAQGDIVVLSDANTMIEPEAIERLVRHFEDPEVGAVCGKLRLYNPTKQDYEESAYWSYESLIKMYEGRRGAVVGANGGLYAIRRSLFTQLPPSTIVDDFVIPLRILENGFKVVYEEHAVAHEETTEDYGKEFGRRARIAAGNFQSLRMVPGLLLPTAGFPAFAFWSHKLLRWCAPALMGLALVANLFLLDRHFYQFSLFMQVLFYALAYLGKTGVLKRGTAKKAASVAYYFVTMNLAIVVGFWRFLRNSQRAAWDRTARA; encoded by the coding sequence ATGGCGGAGGTCTTCTTCTGGTGTGCGGTGCTGCTGCTCGCGCACACGTACTTTCTATACCCCTTGAGTCTTTTTCTGCTCGAAGGGGCCGCGCAGGTACTCAAGAACGCACGCAAGGTGCGGCAGGGGGGCGGGGATGAACAGGGCGTGGCCAGGCAGCGGCCGTTGCCCTCGGTGAGCCTGGTCGTGGCCGCCTACAACGAGGCGTCGTGCATCCAGCAGAAGCTGGAGAACAGCCTCGCGTTGGCGTACCCGGCGGAGAAGTTCGAGGTGCTCATCGGCTCGGATGGCTCGTCGGATGGGACGGATGACCTCGTGCGAGGCTGCACGGACGCGCGTGTCCGGCTGTCGCCAGCGCCGCGCGCGGGCAAGACGACGGTGCTGAATCGCTGCATCCCCATGGCGCAAGGGGACATCGTCGTCCTCTCCGATGCCAATACGATGATCGAGCCGGAGGCCATCGAGCGGCTGGTTCGCCACTTCGAGGACCCCGAGGTGGGCGCCGTCTGCGGGAAGCTGCGGCTCTACAACCCCACGAAGCAGGACTACGAGGAGAGCGCGTACTGGAGCTACGAGTCCCTCATCAAGATGTACGAGGGCCGTCGCGGCGCGGTGGTGGGGGCCAACGGCGGGCTGTATGCCATCCGGCGCTCGCTGTTCACGCAGTTGCCGCCGTCCACCATCGTGGACGACTTCGTGATTCCGCTGCGCATCCTGGAGAACGGCTTCAAGGTCGTCTACGAGGAGCACGCGGTCGCGCACGAGGAGACGACGGAGGATTACGGCAAGGAGTTCGGCCGCCGGGCGCGCATCGCCGCGGGCAACTTCCAGAGCCTGCGCATGGTGCCGGGGCTGTTGCTGCCGACCGCGGGCTTCCCCGCGTTCGCCTTCTGGTCGCACAAGCTGCTGCGTTGGTGCGCGCCCGCGCTGATGGGGCTGGCGCTGGTGGCGAACCTGTTCCTGCTCGACCGGCACTTCTACCAGTTCAGCCTGTTCATGCAGGTGCTGTTCTACGCGCTGGCGTACCTGGGGAAGACGGGCGTGCTGAAGCGGGGGACGGCGAAGAAGGCCGCGTCGGTCGCGTACTACTTCGTGACCATGAACTTGGCCATCGTCGTGGGCTTCTGGCGCTTCCTGCGCAACTCGCAGCGCGCCGCGTGGGACCGCACGGCCCGCGCCTGA